Proteins co-encoded in one Rhopalosiphum maidis isolate BTI-1 chromosome 2, ASM367621v3, whole genome shotgun sequence genomic window:
- the LOC113555087 gene encoding formin-binding protein 4-like, with amino-acid sequence MVLRAACTFPSDKSFPSQRVFTVSAMNRRKLKLDMTHSSSDGESREVENYVNNVKEQIMNTTEHNNSDYVWQECYDDVSGFIYYWNTQTNKVTWEKPEHYETAHSIENQDVLNKTKNSRKRLSSDSLPTLDPNSCNSSKKSKLESKVLSALVAYGSDSSEDENEDDTDQKTTILQRLQQKAEMFKQKELAKVPKATSPGLCKTNGQPDILDIIDKEVPPDYLIEKSNTSKSSEKKTTGDIFDILKSEVPPDYADDTLNNNTEEENKLIVPLDTNTNSKLHPKTFINDSKSKYHSSTDERINISTSDSLKENSLKSINLIANYGEEDIEDLDDQKSELNEKSFSYVQDPCANIKIGFGYSVSSNHKNGGSINFVKGETINVHDNHNTNKNNVLTKHEKDIIKNCDMKKTKNYIEDLSLLISSKLHFLSDCENNEKLSSVQIMTIKIDTLMEAWKDNSLNDEYFSKWLDEMAIELCTLEESVAPDGWTCQWDKINTRYYYQNDVDGRTQWQYPTEESEHTPSPPMISNASTPPPPNISEQNSCHPEPVDMDIDEDNHKEDTEIIVPPIPGDELSYELNSFYADLAQFESKPVIETMIAVPSPEIVETAPNLKIPVDTSKNTNDEEKEIVKPKKKKKVGKLDVGLGLKQKYVSSLVQKWQQIQNEIK; translated from the exons ATGGTTTTACGGGCAGCTTGCACCTTTCCGTCCGACAAATCTTTTCCATCACAGAGGGTTTTCACTGTTTCCGCGATGAACAGGAGAAAACTGAAATTGGACATGACACACTCATCTTCGGATGGGG aATCTCGagaagttgaaaattatgttaataatgttaaagaacaaattatgaatacaactgaacataataattctgattatg tatGGCAGGAGTGTTATGACGATGTATCAggatttatatactattggaATACTCAAACAAATAAAGTCACATGGGAAAAACCTGAACATTATGAAACAGCACATAGTATTGAAAACCAAG atGTTTTAAACAAGACAAAAAACTCCAGAAAACGGCTTTCAAGTGATTCTTTACCTACTCTTGATCCAAATTCATGTAACAGttctaaaaaatctaaactGGAATCTAAAGTTTTAAGTGCATTAGTGGCTTATGGAAGTGATTCTAGCGAGGATGAGAATGAAGATGATACAGATCAAAAAACTACTATACTTCAAAGGTTACAACAAAAGGCTGAAATGTTCAAACAAAAAGAATTAGCCAAAGTACCTAAAGCTACTTCACCTGGTCTATGTAAAACAAATGGACAGCctgatattttagatattattgacAAAGAAGTACCTCcagattatttaatagaaaaatctaATACATCAAAATCTTCAGAAAAGAAAACTACTGgtgatatttttgatattttaaaaagtgaaGTACCTCCTGATTATGCTGATGAcactttaaacaataatactgaagaagaaaataaattaattgttccaTTGGATACTAATACAAATAGTAAACTGCAtccaaaaacttttattaatgactcaaaatctaaataccATTCAAGTACTGACGAAAGAATAAACATTTCGACTTCAGATTCTCTTAAAGAAAATTCATTGAAATCTATTAATCTAATTGCCAATTATGGCGAAGAAGATATTGAAGATTTAg atgATCAAAAAAGTGAATTAAACGAGAAGTCATTTTCTTATGTCCAAGACCCATgtgctaatattaaaattggatTTGGTTATTCTGTCTCTTCCAATCATAAAAATGGAGGTtctataaattttgttaaaggCGAGACAATTAATGTACATGATAATcataataccaataaaaataatgttttaacaaaacatgaaaaagacattatcaaaaattgtgatatgaaaaaaa ctaaaaattatattgaagatTTATCACTGCTGATCTcatcaaaattacattttctgtcggattgtgaaaataatgaaaaattatcatctgttcaaattatgactattaaaattgat ACTTTAATGGAGGCGTGGAAAGATAATTCTTTGAATGATGAATATTTCTCTAAGTGGTTGGATGAAATGGCTATCGAGTTATGTACTTTAGAAGAGTCAGTTGCACCGGATGGATGGACATGCCAATGGGACAA aattaacaCGCGGTATTACTATCAGAATGATGTTGATGGTCGTACCCAATGGCAATACCCAACAGAAGAATCTGAACATACTCCTTCACCACCTATGATATCTAATGCAAGTACTCCTCCTCCTCCAAATATTTCCGAACAAAATTCTTGTCACCCTGAACCAGTAGACATGGATATCGATGAAGATAACCATAAAGAAGACActgaaattattgtt CCACCAATCCCTGGAGATGAACTATCGTATGAATTGAATTCATTTTATGCTGATCTTGCTCAGTTTGAATCAAAACCAGTTATTGAAACAATGATTGCAGTTCCATCACCTGAAATAGTTGAAACTgcaccaaatttaaaaatccctGTTGATACATCCAAAAATACTAATGATGAAGAAAAAGAAATTGTCAAAccaaagaagaaaaaaaag GTTGGAAAATTGGATGTGGGTTTaggattaaaacaaaaatatgtatcgtCACTGGTACAAAAATGGCAACAAATTCAAAACGAAATCAAATGA